A stretch of Brevundimonas naejangsanensis DNA encodes these proteins:
- a CDS encoding DNA-directed RNA polymerase subunit alpha — protein sequence MIERNWQELIRPEKPQVEGGADPQHKARLIAEPLERGFGVTLGNALRRVLLSSLQGAAVTAIQIDGVVHEFSSLEGVREDVVDIVLNIKQLALRMHAEGPKRMTLRATGPGPVTAGQIDLPADIEVLNPDHVICTLDDGASVRMELTVQNGKGYVAAELNRPEDAPIGLIAVDALYSPVKRVAYRVEPTRQGQSLDYDKLILEVETNGAVSPVDAVAYAARILQDQLQIFITFEEPTKAVEQADGKPDLPFNPALLKKVDELELSVRSANCLKNDNIVYIGDLIQKTEGEMLRTPNFGRKSLNEIKEVLASMGLSLGMDVPNWPPENIEDLAKKFDDQI from the coding sequence ATGATCGAAAGAAACTGGCAAGAGCTGATCCGTCCCGAGAAACCGCAAGTCGAGGGCGGGGCTGACCCGCAGCACAAGGCGCGTCTGATCGCCGAGCCTCTCGAGCGCGGTTTCGGCGTGACGCTCGGCAACGCGCTTCGTCGCGTTCTGCTGTCTTCGCTTCAAGGTGCGGCGGTCACGGCCATTCAGATCGATGGCGTGGTCCACGAGTTCTCGTCGCTGGAAGGCGTTCGCGAGGATGTCGTCGACATCGTCCTGAACATCAAGCAGCTGGCCCTTCGCATGCATGCCGAAGGTCCGAAGCGGATGACCCTGCGCGCCACGGGCCCCGGCCCGGTGACCGCTGGTCAAATCGACCTGCCGGCCGATATCGAGGTGCTGAACCCGGATCACGTGATCTGCACCCTGGACGACGGCGCTTCGGTCCGCATGGAACTGACGGTGCAGAACGGCAAGGGCTACGTCGCCGCCGAGCTGAACCGCCCGGAAGACGCTCCGATCGGCCTGATCGCCGTCGACGCCCTGTATTCGCCGGTGAAGCGCGTCGCCTATCGCGTCGAGCCGACCCGTCAGGGCCAGTCGCTGGATTACGACAAGCTGATCCTGGAAGTCGAAACCAACGGCGCCGTCTCGCCGGTTGACGCCGTGGCCTACGCTGCGCGCATCCTGCAAGACCAGCTGCAGATCTTCATCACCTTCGAAGAGCCGACCAAGGCTGTCGAGCAGGCGGACGGCAAGCCCGACCTGCCCTTCAACCCGGCCCTGCTGAAGAAGGTGGACGAGCTGGAGCTGTCGGTCCGTTCGGCCAACTGCCTGAAGAACGACAACATCGTCTACATCGGCGACCTGATCCAGAAGACCGAGGGCGAGATGCTTCGCACCCCGAACTTCGGCCGCAAGTCGCTGAACGAAATCAAGGAAGTTCTGGCGTCCATGGGCCTGAGCCTCGGCATGGATGTGCCGAACTGGCCGCCGGAAAACATCGAAGATCTGGCCAAGAAGTTCGACGACCAGATCTGA
- a CDS encoding ABC transporter ATP-binding protein: MTSVIETTGLTKTYGAVRALDGLSLTIPRGGVYGVLGPNGAGKSTLFRILLGLIRPTAGAVRVLGQHTGDPAVTRRMGSMIETPRYPPYLTAREALRWLALAHGMGAEAEIDRWLDRVGLTEAADRKVRGFSVGMMQRLGVAAALMTRPDLVILDEPTSGMDPPGIQEMRALIRSLADDDGVTVLLASHQLLEVQRVCDRVAILNRGKLAAEGKVSDLTASGERLRLSATPLAKIMAVLGDCGRLEDDAVMAAVPRAEAPALLRALIEQGVDIDEARWVGADLESVFMTETAAPPAQPIKEPAHAG; this comes from the coding sequence ATGACCAGCGTTATCGAAACGACCGGCCTGACCAAGACCTACGGCGCCGTGCGCGCCCTGGACGGCCTCAGCCTGACCATCCCGCGTGGCGGGGTCTATGGCGTGCTTGGCCCCAACGGGGCGGGCAAGTCGACCCTGTTCCGCATCCTTCTGGGCCTGATCCGCCCGACGGCGGGCGCGGTGCGGGTGCTGGGCCAGCACACGGGCGACCCGGCCGTGACCCGGCGCATGGGCTCGATGATCGAGACGCCGCGCTATCCGCCCTATCTGACGGCGCGCGAGGCGCTGCGCTGGCTGGCGCTGGCGCACGGCATGGGGGCGGAGGCCGAGATCGACCGCTGGCTGGACCGCGTGGGCCTGACCGAGGCGGCGGACCGCAAGGTGCGCGGCTTCTCCGTCGGCATGATGCAGCGGCTGGGGGTGGCCGCCGCCCTGATGACCCGGCCCGACCTCGTCATCCTGGACGAACCGACCAGCGGCATGGACCCGCCCGGCATCCAGGAGATGCGCGCCCTGATCCGCAGCCTGGCCGACGACGACGGCGTGACCGTCCTCCTGGCCAGCCACCAGTTGCTGGAGGTTCAGCGCGTCTGCGACCGCGTGGCCATCCTGAACCGCGGCAAGCTGGCGGCCGAGGGCAAGGTCAGCGACCTGACCGCCTCGGGCGAGCGGCTGCGCCTGTCGGCCACGCCCCTGGCCAAGATCATGGCCGTCCTGGGCGACTGCGGCCGACTGGAGGACGACGCCGTCATGGCCGCCGTGCCCCGCGCCGAGGCCCCGGCCCTGCTGCGCGCCCTGATCGAACAGGGCGTCGACATCGACGAGGCCCGCTGGGTCGGCGCCGATCTGGAAAGCGTCTTCATGACGGAAACAGCCGCGCCGCCCGCGCAACCGATCAAGGAGCCCGCCCATGCTGGCTGA
- a CDS encoding VOC family protein, which produces MTEAKPDQGPRGGVTPHLTIPSRGGAAAIEFYARAFGAEEVRRVPAEDGERLMHAHLHINGGSVMLADEFPEWTGEADIEPKGVTLHLQVDDADEWWNRALINGAIPVMPLADQFWGDRYGQVRDPFGHLWSIGGPQKG; this is translated from the coding sequence ATGACTGAAGCCAAGCCCGATCAGGGACCACGCGGCGGGGTGACGCCCCACCTGACCATTCCCTCGCGCGGGGGCGCTGCCGCCATCGAGTTCTACGCCCGCGCCTTCGGAGCCGAGGAAGTGCGCCGCGTGCCCGCCGAGGACGGCGAGCGGCTGATGCACGCCCATCTGCACATCAACGGCGGCAGCGTCATGCTGGCCGACGAATTCCCCGAATGGACCGGCGAGGCCGACATCGAGCCCAAGGGCGTGACCCTGCACCTTCAGGTCGACGACGCCGACGAATGGTGGAACCGCGCCCTGATCAACGGCGCCATCCCCGTCATGCCGCTGGCCGACCAGTTCTGGGGCGACCGCTACGGCCAGGTCCGCGACCCCTTCGGCCATCTGTGGTCGATCGGCGGACCGCAGAAGGGCTGA
- a CDS encoding VOC family protein: MVKRGPEALDWYRRAFGAEVVERYDMEDGRLGHATLNLNGGSLMLSDEFPEMAEITGMASPETLGGTTSSVNLSVDDVDRWFDRAVEAGATALRPPADEFYGRHGKLRDPYGHVWSIIGPAKG, from the coding sequence ATGGTCAAGCGCGGGCCGGAGGCGCTGGACTGGTACCGTCGCGCCTTCGGCGCCGAGGTGGTCGAGCGTTACGACATGGAAGACGGACGGCTGGGCCACGCCACCCTCAACCTGAACGGCGGCTCGCTGATGCTGTCGGACGAGTTCCCCGAGATGGCCGAGATCACCGGCATGGCGTCGCCCGAGACCCTGGGCGGCACGACCAGTTCGGTGAACCTGTCGGTGGACGACGTGGACCGCTGGTTCGACCGCGCCGTTGAGGCCGGAGCGACCGCGCTGCGCCCGCCCGCCGACGAATTCTACGGCCGCCACGGCAAGCTGCGCGATCCCTACGGCCACGTCTGGTCGATCATCGGCCCGGCCAAGGGCTGA
- a CDS encoding Do family serine endopeptidase has protein sequence MKTSRLALAAAVMLSACGQPQPSKAQEGVFAEQPRVAPRDAGSLKTSFAPVVREAAPAVVNISARGVQQVRDPFFELFGGGPQSRVTGSIGSGVIVRADGIVVTNNHVIQNMQQIRVTLNDRREYPAKVLLADERSDIAVLQLENLDGALPALRIDDQEQQEVGDLVLAIGNPFGVGQTVTNGIISALNRTETGISDSGSFIQTDAPINPGNSGGALVDMDGDLIGINTAIFSRTGSSSGVGFAVPAAMVRRVVESAVGGAKSVERLWLGVKGDAVSADIARSLGLERPRGLMVTDVYAGGPAARAGIEQGDVITAIDGAEVNDQGGLNFRVGTKAPNDAVALTVLRDGRTRTLNARVSTLPGDADPGQGTVVGQGALAGLQGVALNPALADRLGGDPFTNGVVVTGLQRNSIPARIGLRPNDLVVQVDGRAVTSVAALGRAQRGSELVIVRGGNRLTGRLP, from the coding sequence ATGAAGACTTCCAGACTGGCGCTCGCCGCCGCCGTGATGCTGTCCGCCTGCGGCCAGCCGCAACCGTCCAAGGCGCAGGAAGGCGTCTTCGCCGAACAGCCGCGCGTCGCCCCGCGCGACGCCGGGTCGCTGAAGACCAGCTTCGCCCCCGTGGTGCGCGAGGCCGCGCCCGCCGTGGTCAACATCTCGGCGCGCGGCGTGCAGCAGGTCCGCGATCCCTTCTTTGAACTGTTCGGCGGCGGGCCGCAGTCGCGGGTGACGGGCTCCATCGGCTCGGGCGTCATCGTGCGAGCGGACGGGATCGTGGTGACCAACAACCACGTCATCCAGAACATGCAGCAGATCCGCGTCACCCTGAACGACCGGCGGGAATATCCGGCCAAGGTGTTGCTGGCCGACGAGCGGTCGGACATCGCCGTGCTGCAGCTCGAGAACCTGGACGGCGCCTTGCCCGCCCTGCGCATCGACGACCAGGAGCAGCAGGAGGTCGGCGACCTGGTCCTGGCTATCGGCAACCCGTTCGGCGTGGGCCAGACGGTGACCAACGGCATCATCTCGGCGCTGAACCGGACCGAGACTGGCATCAGCGATTCCGGCTCCTTCATCCAGACCGACGCGCCGATCAATCCTGGCAACTCGGGCGGCGCCCTGGTCGACATGGACGGCGACCTGATCGGCATCAACACGGCCATCTTCTCGCGCACCGGCTCGTCCAGCGGCGTGGGCTTCGCCGTTCCGGCCGCCATGGTCAGGCGGGTGGTGGAGTCCGCCGTCGGCGGCGCCAAGTCGGTCGAGCGCCTGTGGCTTGGCGTGAAGGGCGACGCCGTCAGCGCCGACATCGCCCGCAGCCTGGGGCTGGAGCGGCCGCGCGGCCTGATGGTCACCGACGTCTATGCCGGCGGCCCGGCCGCGCGCGCGGGGATCGAGCAGGGCGACGTCATCACCGCCATCGACGGGGCCGAGGTCAACGACCAGGGCGGCCTCAACTTCCGCGTCGGCACCAAGGCGCCGAACGACGCCGTAGCCCTGACCGTGCTGCGCGACGGCCGGACGCGGACGCTGAACGCGCGCGTCTCGACCCTGCCGGGCGACGCCGATCCGGGGCAGGGGACCGTGGTGGGGCAGGGGGCCCTGGCGGGTCTTCAGGGCGTGGCCCTGAACCCGGCCCTGGCCGACCGCCTGGGCGGCGATCCCTTCACCAACGGCGTGGTGGTCACGGGCCTGCAGCGCAACAGCATCCCGGCCCGCATCGGCCTGCGCCCCAACGATCTGGTGGTCCAGGTCGACGGCCGCGCCGTCACCTCGGTCGCCGCCCTGGGGCGCGCTCAGCGCGGGTCCGAGCTGGTCATCGTGCGCGGCGGCAACCGCCTGACCGGACGCCTGCCCTGA
- a CDS encoding TCR/Tet family MFS transporter, whose protein sequence is MSLHIPKVRRAAIAFILVTAVLDIVAMGIVIPVLPHLIEQFVGSNARAGLLNGVFVALWAGMQFLASPVIGALSDQYGRRPVILISCAGLAADYVLMALAPNLWWLAAGRLIAGVTSSSFTTVYAYMADITEPEKRARAYGLIGAAFSGGFVLGPVLGGFLGEFGPRVPFWAAGAMSGAAFLYGLFILPESLAPERRMPFSWRRANPVGAMILLKRHAELAGLAVVNFLLYFAHHVFSAVFVLYAGLRYGWGPWQVGALLALVGVLDMIVQGVLVGPASRRFGDRATMVFGLCGGTVGIALMGWAPTGVAFILAMFPNALWGLAMPTLQSLMTRRVGESEQGQLQGANMSVASIAGVASPLFFGWVYSVSVGEGMWAPNPGLAFYLAAAVLALAALIGWITARRAERDEVTAV, encoded by the coding sequence ATGTCCCTGCATATCCCCAAGGTCCGTCGCGCGGCGATCGCCTTCATCCTCGTGACGGCGGTGCTGGACATCGTGGCCATGGGCATCGTCATTCCGGTCCTGCCGCACCTGATCGAGCAGTTCGTCGGCTCCAACGCGCGGGCCGGTCTGCTGAACGGGGTCTTCGTGGCCCTGTGGGCGGGGATGCAGTTCCTGGCCTCGCCGGTGATCGGGGCGCTGTCGGACCAGTACGGGCGCCGTCCCGTCATCCTGATCAGCTGCGCCGGCCTGGCGGCGGACTATGTGCTGATGGCGCTGGCGCCGAACCTGTGGTGGCTGGCGGCGGGGCGGCTGATCGCGGGCGTGACCTCGTCCAGCTTCACCACCGTCTATGCCTATATGGCCGACATCACCGAACCGGAAAAACGCGCCCGCGCCTATGGGCTGATCGGCGCGGCCTTCTCGGGCGGCTTTGTCCTGGGGCCGGTGCTGGGCGGCTTCCTGGGCGAGTTCGGGCCGCGCGTGCCCTTCTGGGCGGCGGGCGCCATGTCGGGCGCGGCCTTCCTCTACGGCCTGTTCATCCTGCCCGAGAGCCTGGCGCCCGAGAGGCGGATGCCCTTCAGCTGGCGCCGGGCCAATCCCGTCGGGGCCATGATCCTGCTGAAGCGCCACGCCGAACTGGCCGGGCTCGCGGTGGTGAACTTCCTGCTCTACTTCGCCCATCACGTCTTTTCGGCGGTCTTCGTCCTGTACGCCGGGCTGCGCTACGGCTGGGGGCCGTGGCAGGTGGGGGCCCTGCTGGCCCTGGTGGGCGTGCTGGACATGATCGTCCAGGGCGTTCTGGTCGGCCCGGCGTCGCGGCGCTTCGGCGATCGGGCGACCATGGTCTTCGGCCTGTGCGGCGGGACGGTCGGCATCGCCCTGATGGGATGGGCGCCGACGGGCGTCGCCTTCATCCTCGCCATGTTCCCCAACGCCCTGTGGGGCCTGGCCATGCCGACGCTGCAGTCGCTGATGACCCGCCGCGTCGGCGAGAGCGAGCAGGGCCAGTTGCAGGGCGCGAACATGAGCGTCGCCTCCATCGCCGGCGTGGCCTCGCCCCTGTTCTTCGGCTGGGTCTATTCGGTCTCGGTGGGCGAGGGGATGTGGGCGCCCAATCCCGGCCTGGCCTTCTACCTGGCCGCCGCCGTCCTGGCCCTGGCGGCTCTGATCGGCTGGATCACGGCGCGGCGGGCGGAACGGGACGAGGTCACGGCCGTTTGA
- the rplQ gene encoding 50S ribosomal protein L17 — protein MRHGAAYRKLGRTVSHRQAMFANMAASLIKHEQITTTLPKAKELRPFVEKLVTLAKKGDLHARRQAISAVRDVPQVGKLFDTLAPRYAERNGGYIRIMKAGFRHGDNAAMAVIEFVDRDVDAKGQDSGPVFAIEGDDEA, from the coding sequence ATGCGCCACGGCGCCGCCTATCGTAAGCTCGGCCGCACGGTCAGCCACCGCCAGGCCATGTTCGCCAACATGGCTGCCTCGCTGATCAAGCACGAGCAGATCACCACGACCCTGCCCAAGGCGAAGGAACTGCGTCCCTTCGTCGAGAAGCTGGTCACCCTGGCCAAGAAGGGCGACCTGCACGCTCGTCGTCAGGCCATCAGCGCCGTGCGCGACGTGCCGCAAGTCGGCAAGCTGTTCGACACCCTGGCGCCTCGTTACGCCGAGCGTAACGGCGGCTACATCCGCATCATGAAGGCGGGCTTCCGTCACGGCGACAACGCCGCGATGGCCGTCATCGAGTTCGTGGATCGCGACGTCGACGCCAAGGGCCAGGACTCCGGTCCGGTCTTCGCCATCGAGGGCGACGACGAGGCCTGA
- a CDS encoding replication-associated recombination protein A: protein MTDLFEASGIHPPDAPLADRLRPQALDQVVGQDHLLGPGGPIRRMIEAGRLGSMILWGPPGTGKTTIARLLARASGYEYQSISAVFSGVADLKKAFEAARMRRAAGQQTLLFVDEIHRFNRAQQDGFLPFVEEGIVTLVGATTENPSFELNGALLSRSQVYVLKRLDDASLDLLLERAEALMGKPLPLTPEARQAMLALADGDGRYLLTMSEVLFDLPEGEPLDVQTLAGVLQKRAPAYDKSREEHYNLISALHKSVRGSDPDAALYWLARMLNGGEDPLYLARRIVRMAVEDIGQADPLSILVANAAKDTYDFLGSPEGELALAQAVVHLATAPKSVGVYEAFKAAKKAAYETGSLTPPAHIRNAPTKLMKQLGYGKGYQYDPDMPEGFSGANFFPDGMERRTFYQPKGEGHEEKVKARLERWAAMRARMQKQTP, encoded by the coding sequence ATGACTGATTTGTTCGAAGCCTCCGGCATCCATCCTCCTGACGCCCCTCTGGCCGACCGCCTGCGCCCGCAGGCGCTGGACCAGGTGGTGGGCCAGGATCATCTGCTCGGCCCCGGCGGGCCGATCCGCCGCATGATCGAGGCCGGGCGCCTAGGCTCCATGATCCTGTGGGGGCCGCCCGGCACCGGCAAGACCACCATTGCTCGCCTGCTGGCCAGGGCTTCGGGCTATGAATATCAATCCATTAGCGCCGTCTTCTCAGGCGTCGCCGACCTCAAGAAGGCGTTCGAGGCCGCGCGGATGCGCCGCGCGGCGGGCCAGCAGACCCTGCTGTTCGTGGACGAGATCCACCGCTTCAACCGCGCCCAGCAAGACGGCTTCCTGCCCTTCGTCGAGGAGGGGATCGTCACCCTGGTCGGCGCCACGACCGAGAACCCCAGCTTCGAACTGAACGGCGCCCTGCTGTCGCGCAGCCAGGTCTATGTGCTGAAGCGTCTGGACGATGCCTCGCTGGACCTGCTGCTGGAACGGGCCGAGGCCCTGATGGGCAAGCCCCTGCCGCTGACGCCCGAGGCGCGCCAGGCCATGTTGGCCCTGGCTGACGGCGACGGGCGCTATCTGCTGACCATGTCCGAGGTGCTGTTCGACCTGCCGGAAGGCGAGCCGCTGGACGTCCAGACCCTCGCGGGCGTCCTTCAGAAGCGCGCGCCCGCCTACGACAAGTCGCGCGAGGAGCACTACAACCTCATCTCGGCCCTGCATAAGTCGGTGCGCGGCTCGGACCCGGATGCGGCGCTTTACTGGCTGGCGCGGATGCTGAACGGGGGCGAGGACCCGTTGTATCTGGCGCGCCGCATCGTGCGCATGGCGGTCGAGGACATCGGCCAGGCCGACCCCCTGTCCATATTGGTCGCCAACGCCGCCAAGGACACATACGATTTCCTGGGCTCGCCCGAAGGCGAACTGGCCCTGGCCCAGGCGGTCGTCCACCTGGCCACAGCGCCGAAGTCGGTCGGCGTTTATGAGGCCTTCAAGGCGGCGAAGAAGGCGGCGTACGAAACCGGCTCCCTGACGCCGCCGGCCCATATCCGCAACGCCCCGACCAAGCTGATGAAGCAGCTCGGCTACGGCAAGGGCTACCAATACGACCCCGACATGCCCGAAGGCTTCTCGGGCGCGAACTTCTTCCCCGACGGGATGGAGCGCCGCACTTTCTACCAGCCCAAGGGCGAGGGCCATGAAGAGAAGGTCAAGGCGCGTCTGGAGCGCTGGGCGGCGATGCGGGCGCGGATGCAGAAGCAAACGCCATGA
- a CDS encoding VOC family protein: MNLNQVTVETTDIPRAKAFYQRLGLTLIVSSDHYARFLCPGDGSATSATFSVHLAQRMTPGGAAIYFECADLNERVAALQAAGVTFDQEPTDQPWLWREAWLRDPDGNRLCLYWAGDNRVNPPWRVP, translated from the coding sequence ATGAACCTCAATCAGGTCACGGTCGAGACCACGGACATTCCGCGCGCCAAGGCCTTCTATCAGCGGCTGGGGCTGACGCTGATCGTGTCCAGCGACCATTACGCCCGCTTTCTTTGTCCCGGCGACGGCTCGGCGACGTCCGCCACCTTCTCGGTTCACCTCGCGCAACGGATGACGCCCGGCGGCGCCGCGATCTATTTCGAATGCGCCGACCTGAACGAACGGGTCGCGGCGCTCCAAGCCGCGGGCGTGACGTTCGACCAGGAGCCGACCGATCAGCCCTGGCTGTGGCGCGAGGCCTGGCTGCGCGATCCGGACGGCAATCGGCTGTGCCTCTATTGGGCCGGCGACAACCGCGTGAACCCGCCATGGCGGGTTCCTTGA
- a CDS encoding ectonucleotide pyrophosphatase/phosphodiesterase, with protein MFHRLFGLARAAVLTLAVAACATTPPPVETVQTAQAPNVILISIDGFRADYLQRGATPVLAQLAAEGASGPMKPSFPSVTFPNHYTLVTGLHPDHHGIIGNNMVDAELGRFSLSNKQAVTDRRWWDQGEPIWVSAERQGVKTATMFWPGSEADIRGVRPSYWTPFDQAMPGDARVDQVLAWLDLPAADRPALTTLYFDIVDTMGHNHGPDAPQTREALRSVDASIGRLVEGLKARGLYENTILVIVSDHGMAATSPDRVTMLDDIIDPEALQIVYSGAVTFLNPVAGREAEVEQALLGSRPHLDCWRKSEIPARFVLGSNPRVSAIVCASEPGWLLATRARPVTKPGGAHGYDNAAPEMQAIFIAHGPGVIAGRRLQNLDSVDVQPFLARLLGVSAPRGDGRPEDTLAVTQH; from the coding sequence ATGTTTCATCGCCTGTTCGGCCTGGCCCGCGCCGCCGTCCTGACGCTGGCCGTCGCCGCTTGCGCCACCACGCCGCCCCCGGTCGAGACGGTCCAGACCGCCCAGGCGCCGAACGTCATCCTGATCTCGATCGACGGTTTCCGCGCCGACTATCTGCAGCGCGGGGCGACGCCGGTGCTGGCGCAACTGGCGGCCGAAGGGGCGTCGGGGCCGATGAAGCCGTCCTTCCCCAGCGTGACCTTCCCCAACCACTACACCCTGGTCACGGGCCTGCATCCCGACCACCACGGCATCATCGGCAACAACATGGTCGACGCCGAACTGGGCCGCTTCTCCCTGAGCAATAAGCAGGCGGTCACCGACCGGCGCTGGTGGGACCAGGGCGAGCCGATCTGGGTTTCGGCCGAGCGCCAGGGCGTGAAGACCGCCACCATGTTCTGGCCGGGGTCCGAAGCCGACATCCGCGGCGTGCGGCCCAGCTATTGGACGCCCTTCGACCAGGCCATGCCCGGCGACGCCCGCGTGGACCAGGTCCTGGCCTGGCTGGACCTGCCCGCCGCCGACCGCCCGGCCCTGACCACCCTCTATTTCGACATCGTCGACACCATGGGCCACAACCATGGCCCGGACGCGCCTCAGACACGGGAGGCCCTGCGCTCGGTCGACGCTTCCATCGGCCGCCTGGTCGAGGGGCTGAAGGCGCGGGGGCTGTACGAAAACACCATTCTGGTCATCGTGTCGGACCACGGCATGGCGGCGACCTCGCCGGATCGCGTGACGATGCTGGACGACATCATCGACCCGGAGGCGCTGCAGATCGTCTATTCGGGCGCGGTCACCTTCCTGAACCCCGTCGCCGGCCGCGAGGCCGAGGTGGAGCAGGCCCTGCTGGGGTCGCGTCCGCACCTGGACTGCTGGCGCAAGAGCGAGATCCCGGCGCGCTTCGTCCTAGGCTCCAACCCGCGCGTCTCGGCCATCGTCTGCGCCTCCGAGCCCGGCTGGCTGCTGGCCACCAGGGCGCGTCCGGTGACCAAGCCCGGCGGCGCCCACGGCTATGACAACGCCGCGCCCGAGATGCAGGCGATCTTCATCGCCCATGGTCCGGGCGTCATCGCCGGACGGCGGCTGCAGAACCTGGACAGCGTCGACGTCCAGCCCTTCCTGGCCCGCCTGCTGGGCGTCTCCGCGCCGCGCGGCGACGGCCGGCCGGAGGATACGCTGGCGGTGACGCAGCACTGA
- a CDS encoding CC0125/CC1285 family lipoprotein yields MKRLAFGLIAASALALSACASLAPYGPQMGPRGQGYAEQRIESNRFRVTYNGVGAPGPVADRALFRAAQLTVDQGYDWFEVTQRWIDGRPDSVGGVRPSVSIGAGSSRYGGYRASGVGVGLGFDLSGPQPTSTTLEIVMGRGQRPDRREAYDARGVQDAIRPRL; encoded by the coding sequence ATGAAACGCCTCGCCTTCGGATTGATCGCCGCCTCAGCCCTGGCCCTGTCGGCCTGCGCCAGCCTGGCGCCCTACGGCCCGCAGATGGGGCCGCGCGGTCAGGGCTATGCCGAGCAGCGCATCGAATCCAACCGCTTCCGCGTCACCTACAACGGCGTCGGCGCCCCCGGCCCGGTGGCCGACCGCGCCCTGTTCCGGGCCGCCCAGCTGACGGTCGATCAGGGCTATGATTGGTTCGAGGTGACGCAGCGCTGGATCGACGGCCGCCCCGACAGCGTGGGCGGCGTGCGTCCAAGCGTCTCGATCGGCGCCGGCTCCAGCCGGTACGGAGGCTATCGCGCCTCGGGCGTCGGCGTCGGCCTGGGCTTCGACCTCAGCGGCCCGCAGCCGACCTCGACCACGCTGGAGATCGTCATGGGCCGGGGCCAGCGCCCCGACCGCCGCGAAGCCTATGACGCGCGCGGGGTTCAGGACGCCATCCGTCCGCGCCTGTAG
- a CDS encoding GNAT family N-acetyltransferase, with protein MTDAAIRIVEYQPRHAEAWRMLNEAWLAEGGFAVEAKDRKVLDDPEGQILAPGGRIFFVERDGEAVGCCALMAMDDGGFEVAKMTVTPTARGLGLSRRLLEACEAAAREAWAPRLYLESSSTLAPALGLYKSFGFADLPPRETPYARADVFMEKRLG; from the coding sequence ATGACCGACGCAGCCATTCGTATCGTTGAGTATCAGCCCCGCCACGCCGAGGCCTGGCGGATGTTGAACGAGGCCTGGCTGGCCGAGGGCGGCTTTGCCGTCGAGGCCAAGGACCGCAAGGTTCTGGACGACCCCGAAGGGCAGATCCTGGCGCCCGGCGGCCGCATCTTCTTCGTCGAGCGGGACGGGGAGGCCGTGGGCTGCTGCGCCCTGATGGCCATGGACGACGGCGGCTTCGAGGTGGCCAAGATGACGGTCACGCCGACGGCGCGGGGGCTGGGCCTGTCGCGGCGTCTGCTGGAGGCCTGCGAGGCGGCCGCGCGCGAGGCGTGGGCGCCGCGCCTGTATCTGGAAAGCAGTTCGACCCTGGCGCCGGCGCTGGGGCTTTATAAGAGCTTCGGCTTCGCCGACCTGCCGCCGCGCGAGACCCCCTACGCGCGCGCCGACGTCTTCATGGAGAAGCGGCTGGGCTGA
- a CDS encoding RluA family pseudouridine synthase encodes MKTRQPFSLTDEEIAAVRSWVVHEDAHLIVFNKPSGLSSQGGRIQAHTLDDLLWAFARSNGKRPELVHRLDRDTSGVILAAKTKPAAGFFGKALQARKFQKTYRALIAAAPEPRAGLIDAPLRRQEIGRESYMRVVEADAEGAQASQSRYRTLAANEQGAVVELEPLTGRMHQLRVHMAHIGRPLVGDVRYGGALTFAGRAAPRLMLHAARLSFPHPDGGRVTVEAPEPEDFAALRQAAGL; translated from the coding sequence GTGAAGACCCGCCAGCCTTTTTCCCTGACCGACGAAGAGATCGCCGCCGTCCGCTCCTGGGTGGTGCACGAAGACGCGCATCTGATCGTCTTCAACAAGCCGTCGGGCCTGTCCAGCCAGGGCGGCCGCATCCAGGCGCACACCCTGGATGACCTGCTGTGGGCCTTCGCCCGCTCGAACGGCAAGCGGCCCGAGCTGGTGCACCGGCTGGACCGCGACACCTCGGGCGTCATCCTGGCCGCCAAGACCAAGCCCGCCGCCGGCTTCTTCGGCAAGGCGCTGCAGGCCCGCAAATTCCAGAAGACCTATCGCGCCCTGATCGCCGCCGCGCCCGAGCCGCGCGCGGGCCTGATCGACGCCCCCCTGCGACGCCAGGAGATCGGCCGCGAATCCTACATGCGCGTGGTCGAGGCCGACGCCGAGGGCGCCCAGGCGTCGCAGAGCCGCTATCGCACCCTGGCCGCCAACGAGCAGGGGGCGGTGGTCGAGCTCGAGCCCCTGACCGGCCGGATGCACCAGCTGCGCGTGCACATGGCCCACATCGGCCGGCCCCTGGTCGGCGACGTCCGCTACGGCGGGGCCCTGACCTTCGCCGGCCGCGCCGCGCCGCGCCTGATGCTGCATGCGGCCAGGCTCAGCTTTCCTCATCCCGACGGCGGCCGCGTGACGGTCGAGGCGCCGGAACCGGAGGACTTCGCCGCCTTGCGTCAGGCGGCGGGGCTTTAG